Proteins encoded by one window of Cupriavidus sp. EM10:
- a CDS encoding MbcA/ParS/Xre antitoxin family protein, with protein MQSRQIPETAPAGSPDAGVTLTKAVMRAAGFLGISQAIVASVLGISTASVSRMASGGYVLDTHRKEWEFAVLFVRLFRSLDAILGHDEQARLWLTHDNISLGGKPLELIRTTEGLVRVVHYLDATRGRI; from the coding sequence ATGCAATCGAGGCAGATTCCGGAGACTGCGCCCGCCGGCAGCCCTGACGCCGGCGTGACGCTGACCAAGGCAGTCATGCGGGCGGCCGGCTTCCTGGGTATCAGCCAGGCCATCGTCGCCAGCGTGCTGGGCATCAGCACTGCTTCGGTATCCCGCATGGCATCGGGTGGCTATGTGCTCGATACGCATCGCAAGGAATGGGAGTTCGCCGTTCTGTTCGTCCGCCTGTTCCGGTCGCTGGACGCCATTCTTGGCCACGACGAGCAGGCTCGCCTCTGGCTGACCCACGACAACATCTCGCTTGGCGGCAAGCCGCTGGAACTGATCCGCACCACCGAGGGCCTCGTTCGTGTCGTTCACTACCTGGACGCCACCCGCGGTCGCATCTGA
- the boxA gene encoding benzoyl-CoA 2,3-epoxidase subunit BoxA: protein MGAADIIKQHLIDPEICIRCNTCEDTCPIDAITHDDRNYVVKADVCNGCGACLSPCPTGAIDNWRTMFKGQAYPIEAQLGWDELPAEVPLTEAVIDAAAEAGQAIGDAAASSQPATVQAVETSRHTSSRAPWSAAHPYVNLHGVREPLTATVAGNYRLTEADASSDIHHIVLDFGNQFFPVLEGQAIGIVPPGTDASGKPHYIRMYSVASPRDGERPGYNNLALTVKRVDTDHDGNPVRGVASNFLCDLNKGDTVQVVGPFGNTFLMPNHREASVMMICTGTGSAPMRAMTERMRRNMADFSGRRLLFFGARNRRELPYFGPLLRLPKDFLDIHFAFSRDPGVPRRYVQDAIREAAAGVAMMLGDPHGHIYICGLKGMEDGVLEAFDEVCSGAGLSWADVESRLRAEGRLHIETY, encoded by the coding sequence ATGGGCGCCGCCGACATCATCAAGCAGCATCTGATCGATCCGGAAATCTGCATTCGCTGCAACACCTGCGAAGACACCTGCCCGATCGATGCCATTACCCACGACGACCGCAACTACGTGGTCAAGGCCGACGTCTGCAACGGCTGCGGCGCGTGTCTGTCGCCCTGCCCCACGGGCGCCATCGACAACTGGCGCACGATGTTCAAGGGACAGGCCTACCCCATCGAGGCGCAACTGGGCTGGGACGAGCTGCCCGCCGAGGTACCGCTGACCGAAGCGGTCATCGACGCCGCGGCAGAAGCCGGCCAGGCCATTGGCGACGCAGCCGCATCGAGCCAGCCGGCGACGGTGCAGGCGGTGGAAACCAGCCGTCATACATCGTCCAGGGCCCCGTGGTCGGCTGCGCACCCGTACGTGAACCTGCACGGCGTCCGGGAGCCGTTGACCGCCACGGTGGCCGGCAACTACCGGCTCACCGAGGCCGATGCGTCGAGCGACATCCACCATATCGTGCTGGACTTCGGCAACCAGTTCTTCCCGGTGCTGGAAGGCCAGGCCATCGGCATCGTGCCGCCTGGCACCGATGCGTCGGGCAAGCCGCACTATATCCGCATGTATTCGGTGGCCAGCCCTCGCGATGGCGAGCGCCCCGGCTACAACAACCTGGCGCTGACCGTGAAACGCGTGGACACCGACCACGACGGCAATCCGGTGCGCGGCGTGGCCTCGAATTTCCTGTGCGACCTGAACAAGGGCGACACGGTGCAGGTGGTGGGCCCCTTCGGCAACACCTTCCTGATGCCCAACCACCGCGAAGCCAGCGTGATGATGATCTGCACGGGCACCGGATCGGCGCCGATGCGCGCCATGACCGAGCGGATGCGGCGCAATATGGCCGACTTCAGCGGACGCCGGCTGCTGTTCTTCGGCGCCCGCAACCGGCGCGAACTGCCCTACTTCGGCCCGCTGCTCAGGCTGCCGAAAGACTTCCTCGATATTCACTTTGCCTTCTCCCGCGACCCCGGAGTGCCACGCCGCTATGTGCAGGATGCGATACGCGAGGCTGCCGCAGGCGTTGCCATGATGCTTGGCGATCCGCATGGCCATATCTATATCTGTGGGCTCAAGGGCATGGAGGACGGGGTGCTGGAAGCGTTTGACGAAGTGTGCAGCGGCGCCGGCTTGTCATGGGCCGATGTCGAGTCGCGCCTGCGCGCGGAAGGGCGGCTGCACATCGAGACCTATTGA